A single window of Ischnura elegans chromosome 8, ioIscEleg1.1, whole genome shotgun sequence DNA harbors:
- the LOC124164525 gene encoding neprilysin-2-like isoform X4: MEPAMGTVFYFRAKGSRWKLARQRSNPRNPTWWRRRTTMERNLTLIATVAILAAIGLTVALVAVIMLGVPPLGIMGLRDQALVGEPPKDPKENPCLTKGCIKAAAKIIENMDTSVAPCDDFYSYACGGFERKSSIPEDKSSLNAFNVIHDQLQEQLRRIAEEPDQPNDLRAFRMAKDLYRACMNKTLIEERGLEPLKNVLKNLGGWPVLEGDSWDEGSFTWLQSVYKFRKNGYSVDYFLDFSVTIDLKNSSFRTIDLDSAMLGLSREYLTKGLEDKVVKAYYEYQVDIAVLMGADRARASKELKESLNFEIKLANISLPMEQRRNASKLYNPMTVEELQVKYPSIPWMEYFKEVLPPEITVSPKEVVIVNVPQYIKDLEILLSHTPKRVQANYALWRATGASVSYMTEELRRRQLKYLTALSGKTERESRWKECIDTVSGSLFIAMGSQYVRRYFQDDAKKNALEMVEDIRAEFNKILQALDWMDSETRKSAMEKASTMTTHIAYPDELLDDTKVDEFYKKLEVNKDLYLESVLNMTLFGTDFSYRKLRKPVNKTDWVTHGRPAIVNAFYSSIENSIQFPAGILQGVFFSNDRPRYMNYGAIGFVIGHEITHGFDDQGRQFDKDGNLVDWWAPKTKEEYLKKATCIIEQYGNYTLKEVNMNINGINTQGENIADNGGVKEAYRAYEAWEARNGPEAPLPGLDLTSRQLFWVSAANVWCSKYRPEALRLRLLTGYHSPGRYRVIGPFSNSEEFAKDFSCPLGSEMNPTKKCAVW; the protein is encoded by the exons CGTCGACGTACAACCATGGAGAGGAACTTGACCCTCATAGCAACAGTGGCAATTCTAGCAGCTATTGGTTTGACTGTGGCTCTTGTCGCTGTGATTATGCTAGGAGTTCCGCCACTTGGAATAATGGGTCTTAGAGATCAGG CTTTAGTAGGGGAGCCACCAAAGGACCCCAAGGAGAACCCATGCCTGACCAAGGGCTGCATCAAAGCAG CTGCCAAGATTATAGAAAATATGGACACATCAGTTGCACCATGTGACGATTTCTACAGCTATGCCTGTGGAGGTTTTGAACGCAAAAGCAGCATTCCAGAAGATAAGTCTTCATTGAATGCCTTCAATGTCATCCATGACCAGCTTCAAGAGCAGCTAAGAAGGATTGCAGAGGAGCCAGATCAGCCCAATGACCTAAGAGCATTCAGAATGGCCAAGGACCTTTATAGGGCTTGCATGAATAAAA ctctcattgaagaaagagGATTGGAACCACTGAAGAATGTACTGAAAAATCTTGGAGGGTGGCCAGTCCTTGAGGGAGATTCATGGGATGAAGGCTCCTTCACTTGGCTTCAAAGTGTCTACAAGTTCAGAAAGAATGGATACAGTGTTGATTACTTCCTGGATTTCTCAGTGACAATAGACCTTAAGAACTCATCTTTCAGGACCATTGAT ctcgATTCTGCCATGCTCGGCCTCAGCAGAGAGTATCTTACTAAAGGTTTGGAAGATAAGGTGGTGAAAGCTTATTATGAATACCAAGTGGATATTGCTGTATTAATGGGTGCTGACAGAGCACGTGCATCAAAGGAACTGAAAGAATCACTCAACTTTGAGATAAAGTTGGCAAAT ATTTCATTACCAATGGAGCAAAGAAGAAATGCCTCAAAACTGTACAATCCAATGACAGTTGAGGAGCTACAGGTGAAGTATCCTTCCATTCCCTGGATGGAGTACTTTAAGGAAGTTCTTCCTCCAGAGATAACCGTCAGCCCTAAGGAGGTGGTGATTGTCAATGTACCTCAATACATAAAGGATCTGGAAATACTTTTGAGCCATACACCCAAGAG GGTCCAAGCCAATTATGCATTGTGGAGAGCAACTGGTGCATCAGTCAGCTACATGACAGAAGAACTGCGCAGACGTCAGCTCAAGTATCTCACCGCCTTGTCTGGAAAGACTGAGAGAGAATCACGCTGGAAAGAATGTATTGACACAGTCAGTGGAAG CCTGTTCATCGCCATGGGATCTCAATATGTGAGGAGATATTTCCAAGATGATGCCAAGAAGAATGCTTTAGAGATGGTTGAAGATATTAGGGCAGAGTTTAACAAAATTTTGCAAGCATTAGACTGGATGGACTCGGAAACAAG GAAAAGTGCCATGGAGAAAGCTTCCACCATGACCACCCACATTGCATATCCTGATGAATTGCTAGATGACACTAAAGTAGATGAGTTCTACAAGAAG ctTGAAGTAAACAAGGACCTTTACTTGGAGAGTGTTCTCAACATGACTCTGTTTGGAACAGACTTCTCATACAGAAAACTAAGAAAGCCAGTCAACAAAACCGATTGGGTTACTCATGGACGTCCAGCTATTGTAAATGCTTTCTACAGTTCAATAGAGAATAGCATCC AATTTCCAGCCGGAATTCTACAAGGAGTATTTTTCTCAAACGACCGTCCAAGGTACATGAATTATGGTGCCATTGGTTTCGTCATCGGACATGAAATCACTCACGGGTTTGACGATCAG GGCCGTCAATTTGACAAAGATGGTAACTTGGTTGACTGGTGGGCACCAAAGACTAAGGAGGAATATTTGAAGAAAGCAACTTGCATTATTGAACAATATGGAAATTACACCCTGAAAGAAGTGAACATGAAC ATTAATGGTATCAACACTCAGGGTGAAAACATTGCTGACAATGGAGGAGTGAAGGAGGCATATCGTGCATACGAAGCATGGGAAGCTCGCAATGGACCCGAAGCTCCCCTCCCAGGATTAGACTTGACATCCCGCCAACTCTTCTGGGTCAGCGCAGCCAACGTGTGGTGCAGCAAGTACCGGCCTGAAGCCTTGCGTTTGCGACTGCTCACAGGCTACCACTCCCCAGGCAGATATCGTGTGATCGGACCCTTCTCCAACTCTGAGGAGTTCGCTAAAGATTTCTCCTGCCCATTGGGTTCTGAGATGAACCCCACTAAAAAGTGTGCTGTCTGGTAG